Proteins encoded within one genomic window of Haloplanus vescus:
- the phnE gene encoding phosphonate ABC transporter, permease protein PhnE, with protein MTDDISPNQEAEIDPDIDPDEEFAHLQHAWRRRYLNRVVGLLVVIVAVVVAADQLGVNPTYLYAHRENFASILLDEMLAPGELWNQLRGDGPMLVLAAVETLAIAGVGTAFGLPLAFLFGLLAAGNVTPRWVHEPTRLLLGGVRAVPSMVYALLFVVLAGLGPVAGVLAITVGTIGDLGRLFADEMEEIDPRPVEAVQSAGAATLTATSAARLPQVSTAYIAWTLFYLELNARKSTVLGIVGAGGIGYPLIMAFRARNYSRVMAAIVAILCLVVAVEFTATRLRDYVDTTRRTWRE; from the coding sequence ATGACCGACGATATCTCCCCGAACCAAGAAGCGGAGATAGACCCGGATATAGACCCTGACGAGGAGTTCGCACATCTCCAGCATGCGTGGCGGCGCCGCTACCTCAATCGCGTTGTCGGGCTTCTCGTCGTCATCGTTGCCGTCGTCGTGGCGGCTGACCAGCTCGGGGTTAATCCCACCTATCTCTACGCACACCGGGAGAACTTCGCGAGTATCTTGCTTGACGAGATGCTTGCCCCCGGCGAACTCTGGAACCAGCTTCGCGGCGATGGCCCGATGCTCGTCTTGGCCGCTGTCGAAACGCTCGCAATTGCCGGTGTCGGCACGGCGTTTGGCCTCCCACTCGCGTTCCTGTTCGGACTTCTCGCGGCCGGGAACGTCACCCCGAGGTGGGTCCACGAACCAACCCGCCTCCTACTGGGGGGCGTGCGTGCCGTCCCGAGTATGGTCTATGCACTCCTCTTCGTCGTGCTCGCCGGTCTCGGCCCGGTCGCCGGTGTGCTGGCGATCACCGTCGGAACCATCGGTGATCTCGGACGGCTGTTTGCCGACGAGATGGAGGAAATCGACCCAAGACCCGTCGAGGCCGTGCAGTCCGCCGGGGCAGCCACGCTGACCGCGACGAGCGCAGCACGGCTCCCCCAAGTGTCGACCGCGTACATCGCGTGGACGCTCTTCTACCTCGAACTCAACGCACGGAAGAGTACGGTCCTTGGAATCGTCGGCGCGGGCGGGATCGGCTACCCGCTCATCATGGCGTTTCGCGCACGCAACTACAGTCGCGTGATGGCCGCAATCGTCGCGATTCTCTGTCTCGTCGTCGCCGTCGAGTTCACCGCGACGCGGCTCCGTGACTACGTCGATACGACGCGACGCACGTGGCGTGAGTGA
- a CDS encoding endonuclease/exonuclease/phosphatase family protein, giving the protein MVSDSGLRVLSWNVQGAVPPNGSIERIKNQIEFLEKEVNLPDVVMLNEVTTIQRDCWREYLFEVGYTDIVDTLEWAAELRESTVPPHQDYNHVNGNLIALHELSDASELTRLSPSIRYGPWKNADLKDWDTNFPEKILNATVTQNGSEIELWNVRAVPGSMHGEEKIKILENTYNRIMKRPESPCILAGDFNSPKEELADGTTIPWRHDQKDELAQRWEEAELNILVGLEEKGMVDIFRSQHGYGEIDILDVSHATQTEQPELVDPVEVKGKRFDHMIASEDLDPQDCYYDHAGFKYSDHAPLIAEFNV; this is encoded by the coding sequence ATGGTCAGCGATTCTGGGTTACGAGTACTGTCGTGGAATGTACAGGGGGCGGTGCCGCCGAATGGGAGTATAGAACGAATCAAGAACCAAATCGAGTTTCTTGAGAAAGAGGTGAATCTCCCTGATGTGGTGATGCTGAATGAGGTGACGACGATTCAACGGGACTGTTGGCGGGAGTACCTGTTCGAAGTTGGGTATACAGATATTGTTGATACTTTGGAGTGGGCCGCTGAACTACGGGAAAGTACGGTACCGCCACACCAAGATTACAACCACGTGAATGGCAATCTTATCGCGTTGCATGAGTTGAGCGATGCGTCCGAACTGACCCGGTTGAGTCCGAGTATTCGGTACGGGCCATGGAAGAACGCTGATCTGAAGGACTGGGATACCAATTTCCCTGAAAAAATTCTCAATGCCACGGTTACTCAGAATGGGAGTGAGATCGAACTATGGAATGTGCGTGCAGTCCCTGGCAGTATGCACGGTGAAGAGAAGATCAAGATTCTTGAGAATACGTACAACCGGATTATGAAGAGGCCTGAATCACCCTGCATTTTAGCGGGAGATTTCAATTCTCCAAAGGAGGAGTTGGCAGATGGGACGACTATTCCTTGGCGGCATGACCAGAAAGATGAGCTTGCTCAACGATGGGAGGAAGCGGAACTGAATATTCTCGTTGGGCTTGAGGAGAAGGGAATGGTCGACATCTTCCGATCACAACACGGCTACGGGGAAATCGATATTCTGGATGTGAGTCATGCCACGCAAACCGAACAGCCGGAATTAGTCGATCCAGTCGAGGTTAAAGGCAAGAGATTCGACCATATGATTGCCTCCGAAGATCTCGATCCCCAAGACTGCTACTACGATCATGCGGGATTCAAATATAGTGATCACGCTCCCCTCATCGCAGAATTCAATGTATAA